One stretch of Lysobacter sp. KIS68-7 DNA includes these proteins:
- a CDS encoding TraB/GumN family protein: MRRTAVFTALLVPALALAANKAPVPAPAKAPPVPLLWKVSDANNSVYLLGSFHMLREDDYPLSKDVDNALADSESVLFELPPEEMGSAELGMKMAMAAIRTDGTTLDSDLSPELSAKLAAWANKNEAGLRRINMTPEMLQAFEPWYVSLLVTILDAGTRGFESKLGLDNHIAASAKAANKTAGGLETGMQQLDMLDGMDKAQQLQMLDESLSDSGNEHELDLLHREWRAGDVDALAAHMVNEVRTKYPSMYERINTQRNDTWVPKLEARLAASGTDDTLVVVGAMHLLGNDGVVEKLRKKGYKVERVCSACAVK; this comes from the coding sequence ATGCGTCGTACCGCTGTGTTCACCGCGCTGCTCGTGCCGGCGCTCGCGCTCGCCGCGAACAAGGCGCCCGTGCCCGCACCCGCGAAGGCACCGCCGGTGCCCTTGTTGTGGAAAGTCTCCGACGCCAACAACAGCGTCTACCTGCTCGGCTCCTTCCACATGCTGCGCGAGGACGACTATCCGCTGTCGAAGGATGTCGACAACGCGCTCGCCGATTCCGAATCGGTGTTGTTCGAATTGCCGCCGGAGGAAATGGGCTCGGCGGAGCTCGGCATGAAGATGGCGATGGCCGCCATCCGCACCGACGGCACGACGCTCGACAGCGATCTCTCGCCCGAGTTGTCCGCCAAGCTCGCCGCCTGGGCGAACAAGAACGAGGCCGGCCTGCGCAGGATCAACATGACGCCGGAGATGCTGCAGGCGTTCGAGCCGTGGTACGTCAGCCTGCTCGTCACCATCCTGGATGCCGGCACGCGCGGCTTCGAATCCAAGCTCGGTCTCGACAACCACATCGCCGCTTCCGCGAAGGCCGCGAACAAGACCGCTGGCGGCCTGGAGACGGGGATGCAGCAGCTCGACATGCTCGACGGCATGGACAAGGCGCAGCAGCTGCAAATGCTCGACGAATCGTTGTCGGACAGCGGCAACGAACACGAACTCGACCTGCTGCACCGCGAATGGCGCGCGGGCGACGTTGACGCCCTGGCCGCGCACATGGTCAACGAAGTGCGCACCAAGTACCCCTCCATGTACGAACGCATCAACACGCAGCGCAACGACACCTGGGTGCCGAAGCTCGAAGCGCGCCTCGCTGCGTCGGGCACCGACGACACCTTGGTGGTGGTCGGTGCGATGCACCTGCTCGGCAACGACGGCGTAGTCGAGAAGCTGCGCAAGAAGGGCTACAAGGTCGAGCGCGTGTGTTCGGCGTGTGCGGTGAAGTGA
- a CDS encoding VOC family protein, protein MKRALTPMLHVPDVGATIAWYVGIGFDVVNTGEDDGELVWAMLGFGAGRVMLSIGGHASDAPRRDADLYLEVDGVDAYFARVGGQVVVVEPPHDTFYGMREFIVRDNNGFWLTFGEPVATP, encoded by the coding sequence ATGAAGCGCGCGCTCACGCCGATGCTGCACGTGCCCGACGTCGGTGCGACGATCGCGTGGTACGTCGGCATCGGCTTCGACGTGGTCAACACCGGCGAGGACGACGGCGAACTGGTGTGGGCGATGCTCGGCTTCGGCGCGGGCCGCGTGATGCTGAGCATCGGCGGCCACGCGAGCGACGCGCCGCGCCGGGATGCGGACCTGTACCTGGAAGTCGATGGCGTCGATGCGTATTTCGCGCGGGTGGGCGGCCAGGTCGTCGTGGTGGAGCCCCCCCACGACACGTTCTACGGCATGCGCGAATTCATCGTGCGCGACAACAATGGCTTCTGGCTGACCTTCGGCGAACCCGTGGCGACGCCTTAA
- the rnfB gene encoding Rnf electron transport complex subunit RnfB codes for MDSAIDLVERLDRILPQTQCGQCGFAGCRPYAEAMARGEADVDRCPPGGDAGARALAHVLHVEARPYDRTRGTHKPPLVALVVEEDCIGCTKCIQACPVDAIAGGNKRMHTVIEPLCTGCELCVPACPVDCIVMVAPV; via the coding sequence GTGGATTCCGCCATCGATCTCGTCGAACGCCTCGACCGCATCCTGCCGCAGACGCAATGCGGCCAGTGCGGTTTCGCCGGCTGTCGCCCGTACGCCGAAGCGATGGCGCGTGGCGAGGCGGATGTCGATCGTTGTCCGCCCGGCGGCGATGCAGGCGCACGCGCACTCGCGCATGTGCTGCACGTCGAAGCGAGGCCCTACGACCGCACGCGCGGCACGCACAAGCCGCCGCTGGTCGCGCTCGTGGTGGAAGAAGACTGCATCGGTTGCACCAAGTGCATCCAGGCCTGCCCCGTCGATGCGATCGCCGGCGGCAACAAACGCATGCACACGGTGATCGAGCCGCTGTGCACGGGCTGCGAGCTGTGCGTGCCGGCGTGCCCCGTGGATTGCATCGTGATGGTGGCGCCGGTTTAA